Within the Candidatus Lokiarchaeota archaeon genome, the region CCTCGAAAACCCGCAACAGTGGAGTTGACGCCAATGAGTCTGACTTTTATTACTACTACAGGTTCTCTCGGGAACTTTGCGAGGATAACGGTGTTCCTATCGAAGAGCTCAACATACTCGGTTGCTGAAGCAACCAAGTGCCCCTAGGTGAAATCTCTTCAACACTTCCTGTCCTGCCAGCTCCCTCCTGGTGAGGAGCTCCAGATCCTTTGTTCTTCTGCATAGGGTATACCTTCCAAGGGACTCTCAGCGGCATTTGCCGAGAGAAGTCTCTATTCTGAGGCAAAGGCAAGACCCTCGACCTCCGTGTACCGTGGAAAGGTACCCACTGAAGAGTTGTGAGATAATTCAGCTATAATAATGTTATGTGATTAATTGCTCGAATCCATCTTTGATTATGTCGTCATTTGTTCGTTGCTGCGGTTTAGCAAACAATATTATTCAAACTCGCGTAGTAAAATCTGATTGAACAAGATGCGGACCAGCGTGAATGAAAGAATCGAATACATGAAATCGAGGAATGCCAAGTACCTCATTGGCGACTCGACTATCAGAGAATCAAGAATTTCTCCTGTTGTTGATGATAGATTCTCTTCAACAAGCACGGAAAATGGTTGTTCACAAGATTCAGAACTTCGGGTACCGCTTTCGTATCGTATCTGGTCTTGGCTGAAAACACATCTTCACCCTATACTATTGGATGAATAGGCCCTCCATCATCTTCCCGAATTGAGACTCTTCCAATATGGGATTGATGGAATTGTTAATTAGTATCCCGACTAACAGATTTTCAAGGAGCCTGCTAGAAGATGCCTCACGAATACGAGCTTGATGTCGTGCATGCCGATGCGTTTACGGATGTACCGTATGGTGGTAATCCAGCAACAGTCATTCTGGGTGCTGATAAACTGAGTCGGGACACGATGCATAAGATATCAACTGAGTTCAACGTGCGGGAGACTGTATTTGTATCAGACTCTGATGTTGCAGACTATCGTTTCAGATACATGACACCAGACCGGGAAATCAATTTCTCAGGGCACGCTACGGTGGCTGCCTTTCATGCACTGCTGAGTGAAGGTGTCGCGGAGACAACCAATCAAATCACTATGTTCACGCTTGAGACAAATACAGGCGTGTTTGAGGTAGAAGCCGTACGGGATGAACGCTCTCAAGTATACGAAATCCAGATTACACATCAACCACCGCAGTTCCTGACCACCTATGATCCAAAGGATTACGCTAATGCACTCGGTCTGACTCTGGCCGATATCATGGCTCCAAAACCAGTTCAAACCGTCTCTACGGGAACACCGCACCTGATGATTCCTGTCAGCACATATAGATCTCTTGAACGAATTCGCCCAGATTGGAATGCTCTTGAGGAAATGCGAAGAGATTCCGACTATGTATCTATCCAAGTCTTCAGTCGTGATACACGGGAGGAAACCTCTGATGCCCATGCTCGGCATTTTGCGCCTGGCTTGGGAGTTCCTGAAGACCCAGTAAGTGGTTCCGCAGCAGGCGGCATGGCCTCGTACATGGTACGGTATGGGATGATGGATTCATCAAACCCCGTCACAAGCATAGTTATCGAACAAGGTGACTTCTTGGGCCGTCCTGGAAAAATCTATGTAGAAATCAGAGGAAACGAAGACAAAATCGAACAGGTCAAGGTAAGTGGTAAGGCTGTAACCGTCTTACGGGGCAAACTGTATATCTAGTTGCATGGCTTAGGGCTTGCTGGCGTCTAACTAGCTCATTCTAATCTAACTACTCGCTACGCCCACGGAATTTGAGGAGACCTAACTGATTAGCGATCACAACTATTCCAATGAGAGTTACTACTGCTACTGCTCCGGGAATCAAAGGCGAAATAGCTGGCGAGGTTGGTATCGGTGACTCATAGAAGCTATAATCATACGCCTCTGTCTTGATGCATTCTCCACTTCTATCGGTGAGAGCAAATCTCACTTGCATGGATTCATTCTCTCCGGTTCCCGGCGCGGGAATCTTGGTTACAGCAGTAAATGACCCCATAGCACTTTCCTCCATAGCTACTTCATGCCAATCTGTGGGATCATTTCGCCAAAGCAAGTGGCAATTTTCGACGAATTCAGCATTCTCAATATTGGCTATCAGTTCTAGCCCGTCATCTGTATGAGTTATGTTAATCTCTTCAAGGGATGGCTTGTCAAGTGTAGATATATTGACTGTTTCGGAGGCACAGATGATATCTTCGTATGAATCATACGAATTGGTCTCTCCGCCTACAAATGCACTGGCAGTTACTGTGATATTATCAAATGCACTTTGATTCTCTTGAGTTACACTCCACTGAGCTGAGGCAATCCCGTGCTGATCAAATTCAATGGACACCTCCTTTGTTCCTGAAGTTAGTTCCCATCCATTTGGGAGACTTAATTTGGTTGAGCAGTCCCGAAGAATTGATTGGGCTTGTCTCAGGTCATTGTCAATTCCAGTCGTGATTGTGGTATTAACCGCATACTGGGACGGATTCAACGCACTCTCTTCCACATCTATACTGATTTCCCAGTCTGATACCACTTGCAGCCAGTATCCGCTGTAAGACCACCATTCGTTGATGAAATCATCATAAGGAAGTGTCCAGTTCACTCCGAGAGTAGCATTGTAACCCATGGGGTCTGCGAAATAAAGTGTCTCCGATACATCATCATATCCCCGTAGAACTCTATAATGCCCGTAACTATGTGCAACAGTATACCACATCAGCAATATGGGAGTTTGGTCCTGAATCAGTAAACATCTGAGCAAATCCATTTCATCTTCTTCGTATTGGCGCGTACCAACTGAATCGCTCCCACAAGGCTTGAGCGAATAGCCCTGAAGACTTGCGTTATCAAGCGCTGTGCTCATATTGCTGAAGTGCGCTGCTCTGACCATGTCTCCTGTCCATGTGCCACCATGTGATGCTTTCATATTTGCTGCCTGCTGAATCTCTCTCTCATCGATTGTCCATCCATGCTTTGCAAAAACCATTTTTAGGCAAGCAGGTCCGCATGATAGGCTGTGTTCTTGATGAAACCAGGGCACCTCAACTGCATAATAGTCTGGTATATGACAACTGGGATCGATTTTCTCTAGTTTGAACTCTCCAGTAGATTCTGTTGGAACAGAGGAAATACTAGGTGTTAGGACAACGAGAATCACTACTGCCAATAGAAATAGGGAGGAATTCCTTCTCATACTAGGTTATGGTTGCCTAAACAGCAAAATAAACCTAATCTTGAATACTTGTTCGTTGGTATTAATCAGGTTTCGACGACTCTAATCTCTGAAAGGGGACTAAGCTTAGTGTTGTAATGTAGTTCGACAGATTGAGAAATGCTAAAAAGGAGGAGTTATCAGAACCCAGAGTAGCAAGTCCGGAGGAGTGACCTTGACAGGATATCAAGAAATTGTGGATGCCGAATATGAACTGGTTAACGAAGCCCTTGAAGAGTATCTAGACTCACGAATCGAAGAGGTTAGTAGGCTTGGTGACGTTCACCGGAAGTACTACGGTCACGTGAAGGAATACATGATGCGGGGCGGTAAGCGGCTACGACCAATTCTAGTTTCTACCGGTTACAAGGCGATCAAGGAACGAAACGAGGTAGAGAATCTCTACCTTGCGGCCTGCTCTGTAGAGTTTCTACACAACGGTTCCCTTCTCCATGATGATCTCATCGATAATGACGAAACTCGGCGAGGCGGTCCCACCTTTCATTCCCTCTATCGTGATTGGTACAAGAACAAGGTAAAGGATATCGAGAAGAAGGCTCAGCATTTTGGTATGACAATGGCAATAATAGGTGGTGATTCCCTGCTCAACATAGGCGCCCAGACAATAACCGCAGCGAATCTCCCTTCTGAAGTAAGTACGAAATGTTTGCATTATTATCAGACAGCGTATCAAGGATTGGTTGATGGGGTACTTCTGGAAATGCATATGGTCGGAAGTCATAATCCTTCACCCGAAACGTATCTTGAAATGATTCGTCTGAAGACTGCCATTCTTTTCGAGAATTCCCTTCTTATAGGTGCAGCAATTGCAGGAGCCACGGATTCACAGATGAACGCCCTTAGTGAATTTGGGGTGAGGGTTGGCCAAGCTTTTCAAATTCAAGATGATATCTTGGGTTCGTTTGGAGATGAAGAAGTAACAGGCAAACCAACAGAAGGCGATATACGTGAAGGTAAGCGGACCATGCTCGTGCTAGAGGCGTTTCGAAGAGCAGAACCAGATACAAGAGAACGTTTAGAGGAGCTTCTAGGAACACCCGACATGTCTTCAGAAGAAGTTCAGGAAGTCAAAGACATATTCGTTGATACCGGCGCTCTGGAAGCAGCAAAAGTACGAATGAATGAGCTTCTGGATTCAGGACAGGATGCGCTTGATAGTGCGACTCCAGCTTTTGATAAAGACTACAAGAATTTCTTTATCGAGCTATCAGAGTTTCTGGTTCAACGAAGATACTAGCCACTTACCTCTCAGCCAACATACATTCGGCTATTCGAAAAGCTGGTAGCATGACGTCCTCTCCTTTCGACATAAGTAACTCCTTCATTGGTTCATAGAGCGTCGGCAAATGAATTCTCACATAATCAAGAAAAGCCCTGGGTGAGTTGGCAAGCGCCCGACGCATTTTCTCCGTCTCTTGCCGCAATGTGGTTTTCTTGTCAAGTCGAAATTTACCCCCCGAACTAAGCTTCTCTTGTAGCTGGGACAGTATCTGGTCGGCAATTTCGCGTGATTCACTGACAACCTTTTCCTCCCCGCTAGGTGTAGTCCTTGCTTTTGATTGATAGCTCTTACCCCTAGAAATCGTCTCTCTAACTTCTCTCGGGGTTAAATCTTGCTGAATTTCGTCAAGTACGACCATTTTCCTCCAACATTTTCTACCGTGAAAAATTACCGGTTTGACATATCCTTTGGCATGCATTTCCTGAAGATGTTTTCTGAACATATCCATGGTCATGAGGGACTGCTTTCCTGATATGAGCAGAACTTTCTGGAACAACGTTTCTTCGAATTCAATAATGGCTGAGCCAAACGACAATATGATAGCTTCTTCGATTTCGCCATTATGAAGTTCGGAATGACCACTCACTGACAAGTAAGGCACCCTGTCCAACTATATCTCATATATACTCCTCCGGAAAGCATATGAACATTTGGAGAGGGGTAAAAAATTGAAAAAAGCGCTAGATGTATCGGTTTTTACGTAGATCTAGCGCTTTCTTTTGTCAATGCACTACCTTACTTCTTGTAGATGACAAATGCTACGCCAACGATTACAACAACAGCCAAAATCCCCAAGTAAACGTAGGTTGGAATGCCAACCTCTGGCGCATCTGGTTGAGGGACATCTAACCATTCTATTGTGAAACCAGTTCTAATGGCTCGATTATCTGCCATGTCATAGGCCATTATAGTAACGGTAACATTACCTTGGTTTGGCGCAGAAATCGTGGTAGAGTATTCATTGCCATCTGCGGTGACCGATAATGACTCACCGTCAATTACGAGCGAGACGTTCTCTATACCGCTTGGATCAGATACAGTGAAGCTGAATGTTACGTTCTCATCATCTTGGGGGGACTCAGGTGACCATGATATATCACTAATTCTTGGTCCGATTTCATCTTCATTCGAAATCTCTCCGGCTGCCTCTCCTATTCCCCAAGACAGGAAGTTCTCAAGCAACTGGATATTGCTAAACAAAGCCGTTTTTCCGTAATCAAAGTCACTGAAGAATGTAGTACCTGCCACTAGTAGCTTTGATGAACCGATTTCTTCCACTGCTGCTAACGGAATCTGATTTCCGTTTTCACCATCTTGTGTCATATCATACGCAACAGAGATACTGGGAGGATGCTGGTTTGTCTGATATGCTGTAGAATCAGCATATACTATGGGGAGTGGAGGCCCATCTTCAAGGAAGTACAGACTTGCAGGAGAAAACATCGTAATGGCGCCAACAGAGCGAGTTAGATTGGCCGTTTCGCTTGGTGGTGGGATGTCATAGATATCATTGTACCATGCTTGATACGTTCCTTCCATGTAGACATTGTCGTCGTTGATTCTGATAGATGATCCAATGGCTTCCAAGATTTGATTGGGTCTGGCATTGTCAACATCCTCGTCGAAATCACCTCTGCCAGTCAACAGAATTGACTTATTTCCAGTTTCTGTCCAGTTGGAAATCGCCGAAAGCTCTTCGCTTGTATAGGCATCAAGACCGCATGTGGCTATGAGCAAATCTACGTCTGCCAAGGCACTTGTTGTGAATGCATCTTCTTGAATTCTCATTTCGAATCCGTTTCGCGCTAGGGTTTGATTCACAGATGTGAGCTCGGATTCATCACCAGCTCCAGTGTAGTCGTTTGAATGCGCGAAGTCAATCATAGCTACATGTTCGAGAGTATATGTTACTTCAGGTGCATCACAATACATGCTAAGTGTGTAGAACAGTGAAAGACACCCATTTATGGCCATAGACAAACATTCCTCTGTCAAGCTCTTGATTTCGGGGTTATCAAGAGCCCTCGAATCATTATTGTCATAAGCATCTCGGATGGTATCGTAGTACTGATGCGAGAACGTAGCGCAGTCGACAACTAGCTGAGAAACGTTCGAGATTTCATATTCTCCAGGTTGTTCAATCTCAAGATCTCCGAGGTTCTCATTGATATCTCGTTCGTAACCAACATGCCCTGGCCAATATTCATCGGTATGCACAGGAATACAGGGGTCACTGAAGTAGTGAGTCATAACTCCAACGGCGAAGAAACCGTCCTCCCAATTGCCTGAAGTGAAATTGTTCTTGGCAAATTCGAACCATGTTTGGGCAGCTTCTGGGGCATCGTATTCGCCTGTTTCTGGATAGTATAGATGATTGTCCCAGTCTTGCCAAGCTTGATCTGGGGTTGTAGAACCAGACAGAACTTCCGGTGCATAGTATTCGTATGCCTCGGCCCAGCTATCGTTACTGATTCCGTTCATTGCTTCTGAGACCATGAACATGTGTGTTGTTATTCCCCATGCATCAGCCTTCTTTGGTGGTGTGAAAGTCATGACTGATAACATCGGTAACATCAATATGATTAGTAGAGCAACACCCTTTCGCATAACTGTACGAGTAAGTCTTGGCTATTAAAAACTACTCAAAATCATTATGCGGTGCTTGAAATAACAAAGCTCCACATACGAATGTTGATGAAACTGCAAAAAAAATTAGTACAAGAAGCAGCATTGGCAAAGCCAAAGCTACCTCTTGATTATTGTTCTATCTTCTCTTCATTACGACGGCAATGATGATTACGACAACTGCAACGACACCAATAATACCGCCAATCAGAAGCCAGTCCATTTGTGCTGGAGGCGTCCAACCGATGGCATTTAGGATGAGATTGTATCCGTCCATGGTGATGTCGTAGTACTCTGCAGTGTACATTGGCTGATAGTCGCCGTACATTGATGCCCCACTTACTATGAGGATTCCGTTACCGGCTTCACCTGCATTGACTTCCAATGCTGTGGCAACAAGGGGACCTTCGTCACCGTTTTCGTGGCCATAAGGTGCAATCAAGTCAGCATCGGTTATGTAGGCTGCATCTCCGTAGTAGCTAAGTGGATAGACGTTCTCTATGTCGGTCTCTTCAAGTGCAACTGCATCTTCGCCCGCTGTAGCTGAGGTGCTTCCATAAAGGCAGGTAGGACCATGCATCATTACCTTTGAGACACCATCTACGATGTCAGCAACATAGGGATCATCGCTGGTCTCGTTGGCAACAACACGATAGGAAGCTTCACAGTTGGATTCAGGATCTTCAACTGAAGTTGGCTCTGGATAGATGTGAGAGCCGACAGCCTCAAGCATCGCGCTCATGTTGGCGTTGATGTAGCTAGCACCACCGTAGTCTGAGTCTGATCCAACCCAAAGGAACTTGTTGCCAGCGTTGAACCAATCTGCAACCGCATTAATCTCTGACTGAGCGAATCCTTCTTGCTCACCGTAAATGCCGGCTACCATAAGGGCATCCGCATCAGATAAGACTGAATCATTCAGTCCTCCGAAGGCCCAGACGACTTCCCAGCCCATGTCGGTCAGATTGTTCCGAAGGTGCCAATCTTGACCCGGGTGGGTTTCATTTCCAGCTATGTAGTCACTGTACTGTCCATGACTATAGTCAAAGACGATTTTGCCAGCATCCTGTGCTTTCACTTTTGCAGGCATGAAACCTACAGCAAGATAAGGCACAAAAATGGCGGCGATGAACAATACCGTAACCATCTTTCTAGTATTCTGTCCAAGTATCATACTTGTGTTCTCCTCCTTCTGTACTTCAATTACTGTTGAAGCTCAGAACGGGCATATCGTTTCTTGCCCGTCCATGTATTTAGGCTTTTAGTAGCTTTGCCTAATATTCAGGTAATATCGTATTTCCCTCCAATATATATTCTATCCCCATTCAATTGTTCTCCTTGCCAAAGACTTAATATCCTCATTCAGTGACTTGAAGCTAGAAGCATACTCAGTAGAGCTTCTCATGCATGAATGATAGAGAGAAGCCAAAAAATGCTCAATGGTGAATTCCGATGGCCTCTGGAGCAGAACTAGAAAAAGGACGGAACATGAAGACGATTGCGCTCGCGGTTATTGTGATTGCTATCGTAGGGGCAGGAGCGGTGTTCTTTATCTTAAATCAAGGAGCACCTGAAGAACAAGGTATAGCTCTTACGATACTTACACGACATGATACAGCAATACATACCGCTTATGAAGAAGCCTTTCTTGCTTCTGACATTGCCGAAGAATATGGTATCACCGATTTGAAGTGGAAAACACAAGCACCTCAATTTTGGGACGATGTGGTAGAAGCAGGTGGTGTTGATGTGTTATGGGGCGGTGGACCTACACTCTTCGATCAAATGCAGAGAGACGAGTATCTCAAGCCGCTTACAAGTGACTACATGCAGGAAGTACTTGACAGAGTTCCTGACACTATTGCTGGCGCTGCGATGAAGCGGAAAAACGATGAAAATGAAACAATTTGGGTTGCAGCAGCGATTTCCTCATTTGGGTTCACAGTAAATCATAATTTCCTAGATGAGTACGAGTTGCCCACACCAAACAACTGGACTCACCTTTCCAAGCCTATATGGGGGAGTCTTCTTCCCACCGCTACAATCGCAATGGGTAACGCACCAAAGACCACATCCAATACCAGGATCTACGAGATTATCACTCAAGGTATGGGTTGGGATGAGGGTTGGACTACTATGGCTCGAATGGCAGGTAGCGCTAGGCTCTATCAAGGATCTGTAGAGACTCAGGCCGCCGCTGAAAACGGAGATGTTGGTGTATCCATGTCTATCGACTTCTATGGTTATACAACACAGGCCAACAACCCCGACTGTGAGTACATCCTCCCTGAAGGCGAATCGATTGTGAACGGTGACCCAATTGCTATATCGCACAATACCGAGCATCTGAATGCCTCTCGAGCATTCTTGGATTACGTTCTCTCAGCAGAAGGACAATCACTCTGGTTGAGTGAAGGAATCCGGAGAATGCCTGTACTTGAGTCAGCTTTTCAAACCGAGCTCGGGCAAGAAAACACCGGCTTGTACACGTTATTCAATCAGACCCTAGAAAATGAAGGCATTGAGTTCAACGAGACTCTGTCGGTCAATATAAACACGGCTTTCACCGCCTATTTCGAGGCCGTATTCAACGACCCTCATGACGAGCTTGTGGACACATGGAAAGCGATTGTTGATGCCTACTACGCTGAGGATATCACTCTAGAACAGCTCAATCAACTGGCAGCTCAGATGGGTGAGCCGGTTACGGTGAACGTAGATGGCGATGACCACAAGTTCACTACCGATTACGCCGAAGAGATAAACGAACAGATGATCTACGATTCTGAGTTCTACGACTCTATGCAACAGTTGTGGAGAGACGCAGCAATAGACCAGTATTCACAGGTCCTGTCCGATTTGAACTCTATGATTGGTTCCTAGAAACAAGTATCAAGCATGAAGGAAGTGAACGAGTGACAGAAACGGATGAGATACAGAGAGAAGCTGATGTGTCTGAGCTAAAGGAACCACGACATCCACTCGTTAACTTCCTTTACTCATTTTTTGGGGGGATAGCAGGATTTTTTGTTTCAATAGGTACCAGAATCAAGGGCTTCTTTGTTTCCCTTCGAAATGGAATTGTTCGAATTGGTCGATTTCTAAAGAATCCACGCGAAAATGCAAGCTCTTTGAAAGAAGGGCTTTCAGAGACAATTAGTAGTGGCTGGAGTAGATTCCGAAGAGAGATGGATCCACTTTCGATAGTCCAGCTCGTTGCTATTGTAGCTGTATTTGGTATTTTTCTCGTGGCACCTCTGCTGAGTGTTGTCTGGGGTACATTCTTCACTGAGGATGGTTTCACACTCGATATAATCCTCAATTTGTTTACAAATGCCTCATTTGTCCCTCAATGGCGACCAGAGGATTTCAACATCATTCAATACAATCCCGAAGCTGGTATTCGGTATATCTACGGGATTGAAATGGGCGTCATTTTGAATTCTGTATACTCCGCCGTTATAGTCACTGGAATAGCTGTTATTCTAGGGACTGGTTTTGCGTTCCTTGTGGCACGCTACGATTTCACAGGCAAGGGCATCCTTCGAACTATCCTCCTATTTCCAATGCTTTCAACCCCCTTTATTGGCGCTATAGGAATCAAGTGGTTCCTTGGAGCAAATGGTGTTCTCAACAATACGGCATATCAACTGTTCTCTTTCTTTGGGCTGACTTGGACCAGACTCGAATTCAGAGGAATAGCCGCCATTATTATTGTACAGGGGCTCTCATTCTTTTCGCTTGTTTATCTCAATGCATATTCCTCTTTCATGGGGATTGATCCATCCCTTGAGGAACAGGCTGAGAATCTGGGGGCATCAGGTTTTCAACTCTTTAGAACAGTAACTCTTCCTTTAGCAATGCCCGGTATTCAGGCTGGAGCCATACTTACCTTCATCCTCAGCATCGAAGACTTAGGAACCCCCATTGTATATGCGGAAGATCCTCAAGCTCAAAGAGTTTTAGCCTATCAAGTTTTTGACAGTATAGCCGCTGAATCGGGATCTATCAATCCCCTCGGCCCCGCTATTGGCATGTTACTCCTAGTTTTTGCTTTGGTTGGTTTCCTAGCGATTCGGAAATATGCTAGTCTGCGCAGCTATACCTCTGCAAGCAAGGGTGGTCAGTGGAATCCTCGAACACGAACTTTGAGCAAGAAGACTACCGCCTTATTGTACATAATTCTAATACCCGTTCTCTTCTATGCGTTGATTCCACAAATCAGTGTCATACTTCTTTCCGTATCCAAGTATCAATCAGCCTCTATCATTCCTGTTTTCACATTGTCTCACTATAACGTCTTGGGGGATCCAAGTATTCAAAATGCAATACTTAGGACTCTTGGATACGCCGGTCTTGCGACAATCTTTATCGTATTACTTGGTGTTTCTGCGGCCTATATCATCTCCAGACGGGATATTCCTGGGCGTACCGCACTAGATTTATTGGTTACCTCACCAATTGCTTTACCAGGTATTGTTATTGCGACTGGCTACTTCACGTTGTTCTACAACACTCCCATTTTCCCCATGGACTATCCCATGATTCTGATTATTATTGCGTATACTGTTCGGAAATTTCCGTTTACAGTACGAGCTGCATATGCTGGGTTACAACAGACTCCAGAACGACTGGAAGAAGCTTCCATGAGTGTGGGAGCAAACAAAAACCAAACCTTTGCAAAAATCGTCATTCCTCTAATCGGCGTGAGTGTACTGGCTGGTTCATTGTTATCCTTCGTATATTCGGTTAGTGAAGTAAGTACAAGTATTCTTCTAGGTTCAGCAAATTACTATCAGGCACCTTTGACATATTGGGTCAAAGATGTTAGGGCCGGTTTACCTCCCTTATATGGTCGAGGGCCGGCTGCTGTGTTAGGTGTACTTATGATGGCACTACAAATGGCAGTAATAGCTATTACCAACGCGGTTCTCAAGACAAGAGCATCCGCAATGACAGGCATCTAGGTGTAACAAGATGGTATCAATCAGACTCGACAATCTTCGCAAAACCTTTGGAAACGTTATTGCGACTGATGACGTGAATATTACGCTTGAAGACGGGAAACTTTCTACTCTCTTAGGTCCATCTGGCTGTGGAAAGACCACTCTACTTCGACTCATCGCTGGCTTTCTAGAGCCTGACCGAGGAGAAATCTACTTCGATAACGAAGAAATGACAGATATCCCTCCGTATGAGCGCAAAACCGGCATGGTTTTCCAGAACTACGCGCTTTGGCCCCATATGTCAGTTTTTGATAACATTGCATATGGCCTCAAAATGAAGCGGATTGATGGAATGCGATACACAAAGGATGCGATAAAGGATCGAGTAGAAGCAGCCTTGGAGCTTGTACATATGGAAGGCCTAGGTGATAGAAACCCTCACCAACTCAGTGGAGGTCAACAGCAACGAGTAGCTCTGGCACGAGCATTGGTTATAGAACCTGACGTACTTCTTCTTGATGAGCCACTATCAAATCTTGATGCAAAATTGAGAAATGAGATGCGACAAGAGATTATTAGAATCCAGCGAGAGCTTGGCATAACAACGGTTTACGTAACCCATGATCAGGTAGAAGCGTTGAGCATCTCAGATATGGTGGCCGTCATTAGCGAAGGGTATATCCAGCAATACGGAACACCTCGTGAAATCTACCATCATCCCCAGACCGTATTTGTTGCCGACTTTATTGGCAAGTGTACCTTCCTTGATGGAACGATTGAATCAATGAACGAGTACATACGGGTTAAACTTCCTGATGGCCAAATTGTATCCGGCGAAACAACAATCCCTGAGTATCCGTTTGAAATCGGTGAGAAGGTTAGATGTGCGGTTCGACCTGAGGATCTTATTCTCGAACAATCTGATCCCCGGGATAACAAGGTAGAAGGGAAAGTAAGTGAAGTCATATACATTGGCAGCGATGTCGAGGTGCATTTCGAAGTTGGAGATATATCGGCTGTTGCCTTGCTACCCCCCGAAACAAGCCGAGACCGTGGAGAACGCATAACACTCTATGCTCCTCGACCGGATGTGATGGTTCTGCCATTGGGTGGAGTTGAGGCTTTGAGAAAGGTTCCTGATCATCCACTCATTGCACGTCATCAGAGTGCTGAAGCGAGTGCCTGATATCTACAGCAACCCCTCTGCTAAAATCAAGCATTCCCTTTCCTGTAAGATTGGATTTTCCAGTTCCAACCAGCCTTCCAGATGTATTTGTTACTACAACTTCTTCACCAGCTCCTAGTTTATCATTCGCATTCTCAACGAACTTCGCTAGAGCTGAACGACCCTTTGCCACAAATTCCGCAGCTTCATCCTCCATTACAACAATGTACTTCTCATCTAACCCA harbors:
- a CDS encoding PhzF family phenazine biosynthesis isomerase, translating into MPHEYELDVVHADAFTDVPYGGNPATVILGADKLSRDTMHKISTEFNVRETVFVSDSDVADYRFRYMTPDREINFSGHATVAAFHALLSEGVAETTNQITMFTLETNTGVFEVEAVRDERSQVYEIQITHQPPQFLTTYDPKDYANALGLTLADIMAPKPVQTVSTGTPHLMIPVSTYRSLERIRPDWNALEEMRRDSDYVSIQVFSRDTREETSDAHARHFAPGLGVPEDPVSGSAAGGMASYMVRYGMMDSSNPVTSIVIEQGDFLGRPGKIYVEIRGNEDKIEQVKVSGKAVTVLRGKLYI
- a CDS encoding extracellular solute-binding protein; protein product: MASGAELEKGRNMKTIALAVIVIAIVGAGAVFFILNQGAPEEQGIALTILTRHDTAIHTAYEEAFLASDIAEEYGITDLKWKTQAPQFWDDVVEAGGVDVLWGGGPTLFDQMQRDEYLKPLTSDYMQEVLDRVPDTIAGAAMKRKNDENETIWVAAAISSFGFTVNHNFLDEYELPTPNNWTHLSKPIWGSLLPTATIAMGNAPKTTSNTRIYEIITQGMGWDEGWTTMARMAGSARLYQGSVETQAAAENGDVGVSMSIDFYGYTTQANNPDCEYILPEGESIVNGDPIAISHNTEHLNASRAFLDYVLSAEGQSLWLSEGIRRMPVLESAFQTELGQENTGLYTLFNQTLENEGIEFNETLSVNINTAFTAYFEAVFNDPHDELVDTWKAIVDAYYAEDITLEQLNQLAAQMGEPVTVNVDGDDHKFTTDYAEEINEQMIYDSEFYDSMQQLWRDAAIDQYSQVLSDLNSMIGS
- a CDS encoding ABC transporter permease subunit, with product MERRSNRPVFTGPVRFELYDWFLETSIKHEGSERVTETDEIQREADVSELKEPRHPLVNFLYSFFGGIAGFFVSIGTRIKGFFVSLRNGIVRIGRFLKNPRENASSLKEGLSETISSGWSRFRREMDPLSIVQLVAIVAVFGIFLVAPLLSVVWGTFFTEDGFTLDIILNLFTNASFVPQWRPEDFNIIQYNPEAGIRYIYGIEMGVILNSVYSAVIVTGIAVILGTGFAFLVARYDFTGKGILRTILLFPMLSTPFIGAIGIKWFLGANGVLNNTAYQLFSFFGLTWTRLEFRGIAAIIIVQGLSFFSLVYLNAYSSFMGIDPSLEEQAENLGASGFQLFRTVTLPLAMPGIQAGAILTFILSIEDLGTPIVYAEDPQAQRVLAYQVFDSIAAESGSINPLGPAIGMLLLVFALVGFLAIRKYASLRSYTSASKGGQWNPRTRTLSKKTTALLYIILIPVLFYALIPQISVILLSVSKYQSASIIPVFTLSHYNVLGDPSIQNAILRTLGYAGLATIFIVLLGVSAAYIISRRDIPGRTALDLLVTSPIALPGIVIATGYFTLFYNTPIFPMDYPMILIIIAYTVRKFPFTVRAAYAGLQQTPERLEEASMSVGANKNQTFAKIVIPLIGVSVLAGSLLSFVYSVSEVSTSILLGSANYYQAPLTYWVKDVRAGLPPLYGRGPAAVLGVLMMALQMAVIAITNAVLKTRASAMTGI
- a CDS encoding ATP-binding cassette domain-containing protein, with the translated sequence MVSIRLDNLRKTFGNVIATDDVNITLEDGKLSTLLGPSGCGKTTLLRLIAGFLEPDRGEIYFDNEEMTDIPPYERKTGMVFQNYALWPHMSVFDNIAYGLKMKRIDGMRYTKDAIKDRVEAALELVHMEGLGDRNPHQLSGGQQQRVALARALVIEPDVLLLDEPLSNLDAKLRNEMRQEIIRIQRELGITTVYVTHDQVEALSISDMVAVISEGYIQQYGTPREIYHHPQTVFVADFIGKCTFLDGTIESMNEYIRVKLPDGQIVSGETTIPEYPFEIGEKVRCAVRPEDLILEQSDPRDNKVEGKVSEVIYIGSDVEVHFEVGDISAVALLPPETSRDRGERITLYAPRPDVMVLPLGGVEALRKVPDHPLIARHQSAEASA